ATCCCAACAAAACACCCTAAACCATAACCGCTCTAATGTCCAAATTACCAACCAATTGGTCGTTACTAGTGAATACCCCCCTCCTACGATTAATGACCTACCATCTACTTCGCAAAACCCAGCTAATTCTCTGGTTAAAAAAATGGTTAAAAATCTAGAAAATCCTAATCGTGGTGCTGATGATGCTAGCATAAGTGATAATACTGCAAAAATGATGCTCAGATCTGGAACCCCCAAACAAACAGTCACATCTTCACTTGCAGGACTTACCTCTAATGTTAGCACCACCATCCCCTCGACAAGTTCTAACCTCAATGAAATAGAGGACAATCATGTGATAGAAGTTATCTATGCCAATAAGGGTCTAGATGACATTAGGTCTAGCacaatgctccttggctttccaggctCCCAGTTGTCTGGGTCCGACATAGGAGGAAATGCAGATACTAAAACTGAGCCGTCCGAGATTACTGAAGATGATGAGGATCTTATGAAAGGATCCTCCATGAATAAAAAGAAAGGTAGACCTATGGGATCCAAAAACAAGAAGAAGCTTGGAGATCAGCACGGTCTCCCTACCAGCCCTACTTAATCCTTTCTTCTAATGAAGTACATAtcatggaacattagaggcctTGAGTCGCCTGACAGGAAATTTGTTATCAAACGATTTTTGGATTATcataaaaatttagattttttgatgCTACAAGAACTTAAATCTGTTGGATTCTCTCTCGACACTACACTCGATTTCatttggagagatgcaatcaaaatttgcaccaaGCACCCGACAAgaaagggaggagttggccttcTTATAGCTCCTAAATGGGCAAGCTACCTCAAGGATAAGGGAACTTCCCCATGTAATAGAGTGGCCTGGGCTACATTAGATGTTAGAGGAtcttgctttggcatatgctccatatatgcacctaatgactaTAAGGAAAGATTGTCCCTTTGGATTTGGTTGACATCCCTCCCAAATATCCCCTGGGTCATggctggagactttaacatgaCTGAACACCAAGATGACAAGGTTGGGGGCCTTCCCTTTGAATGGAAGAGTCTAGAAAAACCTCACTGGGACAGATTTAAACAACAACTCCAACTATTTGACCCCCTGGAAGGCACCAAATCTGATACCCCTAACCTATGGTATAAttggtgcaactttcagcaaggcACTAATCGAATCTACTCCAGACTAGATAGGTTTTATGTCAATaatgatttcttttctttctcccCCAATCAATTTGGGAGCACGGTGGTTGTCTTACCAGTAACCCTTTCTAACCATTTTCCTACCCTAGCCATCATTAACACTAGAAACTCCATCACTACTAACTATTCTCGCAATAAGAAATTTTTGCTCAACACCTCCCTGCTGCAAGACAAGAAAGTCCTTAATGTCATCAAAATTGTTAGTCTCTTCAATATACAGCCTCAGCTTCCCCAATCCCACATTCTCAGATGGAAGAGGAACATTTCCTCCTGGCAGAAGCTATtccaaaccattggccaaaagAAAGCGAAGGACTTTAGATCCCGAGAGAAAACCCTTATGCATCAGCTTCACTCTCTGGAACAAGAAATTCAAATGCAACCCTCCTCCCCTACCTTGGCCAAATGGATCTCTGAAGCTAGAGACATCCTCAGAAAACATCAACAGGTCAAAATCAGAGGCGCCTTCATCAGAGCCCGTAATCAATGGCTCAAATTTGGAGATAAAGGCTCTAAAAATTTCTTTAATCTTCTTAAACAAAAACAGACCAGAGAGAAAATTGACAGAACAACGGTAGAAGATAAGGATCTCCTAaatatcaatgatatcaaagatgccTTTGAAGTGTTTTACAAGACTCTGTTTACCTCAGAGGATAATGAAGCCTCGAAAGATGCTCGAATTAAATGTAGTACCATTATTCCAAAAAGAATCTCTAAGGATGAAGCCCCCCTCCTCAAAGCTAGGATCTCCAAGCAAGAAATTGTTGATGCCATTAAGGTgctcaaggataataaggccctAGGCCCCAATGATCTTCCTATTGAATTCTACAAAACCAACATTGACTGGATCACTTATGATCTCTATGGTATTTACAATGAAGCACTTGACACTGGCACCCTGGGGGAGTTCATCAATATGGGtattgttaaacttatcccaaaagatggggacaaagccctcataaaaaactagaggccaattaccctcctcaacgtctcctacaaaatcttagccaaagccttagcctccCGCCTTGAGAATATCCTTCCCAAGTTCATTTGCTCTACCCAGACTGGGTTCATTAAAGGCAAGTATATATTGGAGAATCTTGTGACCagctgggaatccatggaatgggctaGAACCTTGAACCAGGACACAACCATGTTCCTTgtcgactttgagaaagcctatgacagggtggaatgggacttcatcctcttGATGCTCAAAGTCTTTGGCTTCCCTAGCGAATTCTATGATTATGTCTGGATCCTCCTCAAAGATGTGTCCGCCCTGATCGAAGTCAATGGGACTCTTTCCCAGCCTATTCCCCTTTCTAGATCAATTAGGCAGGGCTCCCCCCATGCCCCTGCTCTGTTTGTCATTGCATCAGATGCCCTAtactatctccttagagatgacaccctatccccTAGAGTTCATGGCATTAAGATGTCGGACAACTCTGAATTGATCAACACTCAGTTTGTCGATGATGCCTCGTTGTTCttggagctctctaggcataatatcaactccctcaatcaaaaacttgacaTCTTTGGTAGAGCATCTGGCGCCCGGATTTCCAACTCCAAATCCATTCTACTTGGATGGAAAGACAAACCTCTGGACTGGCTTAAgcagtttggatatgcatggggaggACCTAACAGGATAGTTAGATACCTCGGTATCCCCTTCTCTAAGAGACATGTGGAGCTAGGTCAAAGAAAAAATAGATAGAAAGCTaaacaagtgggacaatagggtTCTCTCCCTAGCCGGCAGGATCCAAGTCTGCCagaaaatcctctcctcctatagtATTTACTATTCCTCTGTCTAGATGTTCAGCAACTACCAAgtttttgaaatccaaaaggctatcagACGATTCCTTTGGTTGGATGGCAAGGGCAAGAGGAAAGCTCACGCGGTCAAATGGGCTtggtgccacttagacaaaaaGCTTGGTGTGTTGGACCTTAAGGATCTTAGACTGCAGCAAATAGCCCTTGCGGCCAAATGGATATTCCACGTACTGGAAGGtcaagaaccttggaagattctcattagaaacaacatacaaaatggtgttcccAAGACTGCCAAATCCTGGAAAGCCCTCCCGCACAGTGACTTGATTGCAGGTAGTTTCTCTGTGTttgtccaaggcacctgggtgtttaaatccatctgaaaagcctgggagcatgtgcgtagacTTATTGACAACTCTAGCATTGACTGTGATAGTACCCTCCAcagtgaaaggtcaatatggtggaacctatatcataactctaaaccccttgcATTAAACCAAAGATGCTCTACTAAGTACTGGCATAATAAAGGTATTaagtatcttatggatatcctagaaCATGATAATCTTATCAACTGGGAGACTCTTAGCCATAAATATGATCTCCCTGCCTCGCATAAGAGGACCTACAACATGATTAAAAATGCATGCACTCCCTTCAATCTCCCTAGGAACACACAAGTAGATGCTCATAGGTATCTTACgttcctatggaaggatggctccacccTCCCCAAGATCAAGGCCAAATCTATTTATAACATGCTCAACAAAGACACCTCGATGATCGATCATATTAATGCTCTGTGGTATATTGACCTTAACCCCCACGCATGGCAGAAAACCTTTGAGAAATTATGGAGatcccccatcccccctaagatcaaatgcttcAGGTGGCAACTTATACTGGACAGATTACCTATTAGGAATAAGACTGTCGCATACGACCTATGCTCTATTTGCAGGAAGCCTGAGACTGCGTGCCACATTttccttgactgcccttttgctagagaaatttggttaATGTTTGGAATCTCTATCATAGAACATGTATGTACTCTTGATATAATCATTGGTTTTACTCATGGGCttaagaaggatgctaacctagtTTGGCAAATCCTATCTTccttcatactttggtttatttggaaacttaggaaTGAGTTGAAGTTTCAAGGTAATGAAAGGGAACTTACTGGTTTTtctaaaaaactcacacattacaaaattgttgtgcaggtttgCTTTCTGATGAACATGGAGAGGAACAAACTATTGTGATTCCTCAAAGATGACAGGGCAACTATGTTTGTCTACGAGATGTAGGACGACTATGAATGGGCCAGACTCGCTGAGAACCAAGTCTCCTTTGATAAGGCTGTGAAGAAACCGATTAAGGAGCTCCAGGATAATAGGCCTCCACTCTTCAACAAGATATAAATGTGCTCCCAGATCCTGGAAAGaaagaaggtggtctggatggaaggagCACTAGGCTAGAGGATCGGGACGAGGTCTTGCAGTAGTGCCCTCTGATAATATCATAACTATAAATACTCTTCAACAGCCCCCTTTTTTGTTGTGTTAGGTGATAgctatatatgttgtttgcttaagTCTGGTTTCTCAGTTTGGTGGTTGAGGCTATGCCTCCCTTAATcttttttgtataaactctccgaTTATCGATCTTTCGATttctaatacaaaaaaaataacaatttaaataaGAAAAACATATTCAAAAATATGTTATTTTCTAGTTATTCtaattttttaatcaattaataaaaaatttaattaatttatatttaaatttaattaaaaaaaatataataagatCTTCATTTTAAAAGAAAACCCTTTAAAATACCGAAGGGAGGGGcaataaatgcaaataaagatAACTCTATTTATTTGTttgtgtttattattttctctcttcttcttatctccAATATCTTCTTATAACTTCTTCTATCTCTATTACTCTATTTCACCatctatatctctttatatctctctacctcttcatctatgtctctctatctctttctctttatCCACCTATCTCCTATCTTACTTTCCCCCCTTTGTCTCTagctatatctctatctcttcatctatgtctctctatctctttctctttatCCACCTATCTCCTATCTTACTTTCCCCCCTCTGTCTATAGCTATATCTCTACTCTATTTATTTGTATATGTGTTTattcttttatctcttcttcttatctcccatatcttcttctatctatatctctctattacTCTATTTCGCCATCTATACTTTTATCTCTTCTTCTTATctcccatatcttcttctatctctatctctctattactCTATTTCGCCatctatatctctttatatctctctaCCTCTTCATCTatgtctctctttctctttctctttctctttatccaCCTATCTCCTATCTTACTTTCCCCCCTTGTCTCTAGATATATCTCCCCCCTTCTATCTCCCACTCTCCCTAGATATTTATTTCCCatatttcttcttcctttcttttttaTTAGACTAGCCACTTTAACCACTTTTGACTGGAACTTGACACTTTGCatctcttatttaaataaatataaaaatattaatttaaataagatatatttattaaaaaatctacTGCCTATTAACTTCATGCTGGGCATCAACCGGACGTaactttaattaataattatttgagAACAGAATTAAACGGAGAATTATTATCTCTAGTCTTCCAACAAATATATTCATAATTTCAAACCTTTAAACTTCCATTACCATATCCACGCGTTCCACCTAATTTCTATTTTACAATCTCAATTGTGATGACAAATCATCAACAGATATCTTAATGCACAGTGCATTTTCTTGATTCGGTATATGCAAGTCAAAGACAGACATTTTCATAGTCCATTAAGATTAAAAATTTCTCATTCAGTTTTCTGCGAAAAGTTCACACAAATTATTTTTTGTCACTCTTCAATAAATACATATACTTGTATTAAACAATTTTCTGTCAAAAAGCTCTGTATGAGAAACAGTAGGGATACTTTCTTTGTTCCCATGATATACAAAAGTAGATATATATGTAAGACATTTCTTCGTTCTGGTTGTCCTGGGCTCTGAAATTTTTCCAGAAAAAAAGCAAATGCATATGAAAACGATCAACTGTCATTGCTTTATGAAATAAACATTTAAATTCTATCTCACATTACTACGCAGCAGGCGGAACAGATGTCAGAGCAGGATGCATCCTTGGCATGGCGGATAACAAGGAATTCTCTGTCACTTGCTGGAGACCAGACATGGTCTGAGAGTCCGGTATTACGTCTAGCCATTTGAAGTCCAGAGTTGGATCGTTGTAAATTTCCCACCATTTGTTTACCAGCATCTTTATGTCTTCCCTCTGCATGTTCTCCTCTTTCCCTGTGTATCTCCATGGCTTCGATCCCTGCATCGCCAGAGACAGGCCAGATGAGAACATACATACAGTGGAATATGAATTTTATAGGCCCTAAATTTGTAAAAGAAAATAGAAAGGGTGAAGCTAATCTCGGCGCTACTTCTGGATTATATTTCAAATTATGATTTATGAGAAGAGAAATAAAACAGATCATATTTCATGATCAATCTTCAAAAAGAAAGTTAAATAAACAGATTTGAAAAAAATAGATCAATCTTCAAAATGAGAAAGTTAAAGAAAGTGATGAGAAAAAAACTTACATGATTCAAATTCAGAAATATTGTAAAGATTATATTATGAACCAGGAATCTTCAAAATGAGAAAGTTAAAGAAAGAGATAAGAAAAAAACTTAAACATAATTCAAATTCAGAAATATTGTAAAGTTTATATTATAAACCAGGAATATTGTAGATTTCATGCATTTAAAGGGTGAAGATATTATTCCTCTTTCTAGATCAGAGAAAAACATGTTATAATTCAATTCAGAAATATTTTAAAGATTATATTATAAACAAGAAATATTGTAGAGATTTGATGTATTTAAAGGGTGAACTACTTACAGCTGCGCAATAGTGGACGACTTTTACTTTATCCAGCTCCACATTTTCAGGATGGCGCCATAACATAGCCAATACTAGGTTGTAAATCAAAGGAATAGGCTTGTACATCTTCTGGAAAAACATGTTCAAGAAGTCCTGCTCGGCAAAAGGCGTAGGAGGGGTGATTTGCAGGGTATGTATCAGAGTATCGGAGGTCAATTTACTCGGCTCAAACACGAACATGCCTGCATTAAAATACAGAGCAGGGGGCTGCCCTAATTCAAAAGGCCACTGGACCTTCTCAGGGCACTGCTGGCAGTAGCCAATCTTATACTGAGGAGTATGACTCCAGGTCTTTTCACAGAAGCAGTCCATAACCGCATAGAAATGGCCGTCCGGCAGATCGAAAAGGTGATCAATATTATCATAAACTTGAATATCGGCATCCAGATAGATCATCTTGTTGTATTCTTCAAACTAAAATCACCACGAAATTCAACAAAGTTAACTTAAACCCTAAAccagaaaaataaaaacaaaaataagcaagaaatgataTCCTTTTTCATCCATTTAGCTTTACCTACCTCCCAAATCCGTAGCTTTGAGTAATTGATAACATAATACGCCATGGCAAACTGAACATGGTTCTCTGGAGGATAAATAGGCTGGATTTCATGAACAATACAGCCTTGGCTGCTCAGAAGCCTTCTGTGCCGGTCCGGAACATCAGGCAAAACCGCCACAATCAGAGGATACGGACTCTTAACCTTTCGCAGGCCCTTCACCAGTCCCACCACGCCCTTCACATAATCTCCATCTCCCGCCAGAAACGTTACATACGCTCGCTTGGAGTAACCCGCGCAAAGTCCCACTACATTACTGCTGAACGCATCGGCAGGTGCCTCTGGACCCATTTGCAGAAAACGAGGTTTTGGAAGATCTGAGAAATTCAAAGGCTGTATAGCTTGAGAGCGAATTAAAAAGCAAACAATTAAAGAAAAGCCGAAACCGAGGTAGTGATCATGGCGGATAATGGATGAGTTAAATAGAGGTGAAATAAAGGAATTCTCTGGCTCCCGAAGAGTGTAGAGCCTCCCGATCTAGGGCTCGAAGTTTCCCGTTCTTTTCCAACCGACAGATCGGACCGCCATTCGAGGCCTCCATAATTTCAGCGGCCCATTCTCTCATGTGATAAGAACCTCAAATCAGTGCTCCCGCATGGGATCGGACACGCGTGCTGCTGAAACTAATTAAGCTTTACGTTTATTCAACGTGGCAATCTGTAGGTGACGGTCGCTAGAAAGGATCCTCAGTGGATTGCAAGTCATTAACAGCAATGTTCTCTACTTGTACGCTTCTGCCAAGTGTAAGTTGAAATGTCAATGGAAACTTCCCGTTGAAGGCAGAAATCATAATTAGTAATGGATTTTGCACTGTTCAATTTTGGAAATTTCAAGCTTGTGTTAATGGGAATCTTTGTATCGTCCGGACCTCCATTAATGGAGCTTTTGGTCTCTGGTTATCTTCCACCATTTAGAAAATCACACTACGAAGATTATCTTATTCTTTACAACTCTGTTTTTGGGATTGGTGCGGAGAATTAAATGATCTTAATTGCGTTTTAAGGTGGTCTATGAGATTATTGATTATATTAGTTGACTCttaatatttttcatatttagTTTAGATTTTCGTATATATTGAACATTCaaagataaaatgttttttaatttctgaatctctttaaaaaaaattaaaattcattcttatttctttctttttttttcattttttctttttttaattgaaCAAAGCAGAAATATAATAAAGTAAATAATAAACAGCTTAAAATGAGCTGGAAGAAATGAAAGAAACTGTCACACATCAGCTATAGCACTGTCAACATAAATGTCATAAATAATAACAACAAAGCCAACAGCTGATCCTAAAGACTTTACAACGCTCTATGAGCCTAGTAACTGAAGCAGGCATGAGCAAAACATCAACTATATAAAATAATTGCAGTTGTTCAAAAATTACATTCAAAATTTGAAGAGCTTTTACAGCTGTCTCGAACATTGAACTTCCTCGGCATGAATTTGAACAAACTGGTACTTTATTTCTTCCAAAAACCTGTTGTAGGAAGTCTTCTTCTCCAATTGAGAGCACAAAAAATATGTTGAAACATAAGAAAACACAGCTAAACATCTACTTTTCCATATATGAAGCAAGATAGTTTGTCTCATAGAATCAGCAATAATATTCTTTGACAAATGAATACCCAAAACTACTTCCTTTCAACCTAAAACACTgtaaaaaattgcaagaaaatgttCAAAGATTGAAATCCATTTTATTTTAGCCCAAAAACAATCTCAAAAAATATTTCACACTTTCAGCACGCTGGCAAAAAGGGCACAAAGTTGGAACAGTCTTTAAATATCTCAATTTGTCCCCTACAAGCAGTTTATGATGCAGAATTTTCCAAGTTAAAATTTGAGCATTTGAATCAACTTTGGTCCTCCATATTTGAGCACTAAGATGTCTCCATGTTTTTTCTTTAAATTTACAACCCCATTTAATGTTCAACATGGGATTAAGCTTCAATTTTGGAAGCAAAGTCAAGTAAATCTtctttaaaggaaaaaataagaaagGAGTTTTCCCTAGCCAAAGCCAATCTTTAAAAACATTGCATTGAAGAGGAAAGCAGAGTTTCATGAGCAAATCATCAGGCACCAATGATTTGACAAATGTCAAGAACCCTTCAAACTTGTCATTCAAATTGAAGGATACTTTAATGTTATGCCATTTAACCCAATCCAGTGAATTAAAATCCCATATATTATTAAACTGTTGCACCCCCTTCTTAAAATAAATATAAGGCTTGTTTGGGGAAGATGAGTGCAAGAGGAAGCCCATGACATTGCACTAATTTGTTCCACCaaatagaagaagagaagaagttgAACCCAGTTTGCCAAAAAAAATTTCCATTGCTGTAGATTACAAACATGTTGCCAGGCTTTCCAAATGGATTGTAAAGGAAAAGAGGCCCTTAACCGAAAGTAAGAAGTCATCCATATTTTATTAATCCATCCGACACCTTGCCATTTGTTAACAGTAGCAAGAGAAATATGATGACGAACCAAAATTTTTCAAGGTTCATCCCCACTCATCACTCTACTAATCCATTTTGCCAATAAGCAAAAACCTTGAGTCTTAGGATCAAGTAGCCCTAGCCCACCCTTGTTTTTTGGTTGAACATAATGGAACCAAGATGAAGACTTAAAACTTGATTTGCCAtcccaatttgtctataaattaagAATTGTCGCACAATCTTATTAAGCTCTTCATAACCTTTCTTGGATGACATCCAACAAGAGGAATAATAAACATGGGAAGCCAAAAACTTTTTGTTAACCACTTGAAGTTTACTAGCAAgtgataaatatttatttttccaattaaAGATCTTGTTTTTCAGTTGAACTATAAACCAACTCCACATATATGATAAAGAAACTCCCAAACCAAAAGGTATACCCAAATATCTGGTAATCTCTCCATGTTTGATTTGGAATAGGAGCAGAACTGATAAATAGGAACTCTATTTTGTGGTGAGCAAGCTTAGAACCCGAAACTGAACAGTATAGATTTAAGGCTTGCATGACATtatcaattttgatttttgaattttgaatgaaaagAAGATTGTCATTAGCAAAGTGTGAATTGATAACTATTATATTATTAGGAATAAGAATACCCTTAATAAGattcattttattaaattttttcaaTAGATAAGCCAAAGCATCTTCAACAAGCACATAGAGGAAGGGTGATAAAGGGCAGCCCTTCCTGATAGACTGTTGTAGGGGAATGAATCAGTGAGCGAATTATTAATCACATATGAGCATTTGCATCCTAAAACAACATTTGAACATGCTTACACAGTATAGGACCAAACCCAAGCCATTGAAGCATTTTTATAATAAATTTCCACCTCATTCTGTCATAAGCCTTGTCAAAATCAAGTTTCACTAGCTAAGTATCATGTGCCCATTCCCAAGTTTCCCAAGACAAGATTAAATTATTAAGGATAAAACGTCCACCCAAGAACCCAGATTGTTCAGGTCTAACTATCCCCTTAGCTACTGGTTTGATTCTTAAAGATATAGCTttagcaatgattttctaagaaGTATTAAGAAGAGTAATGCACGAGTAATGGGGCACCATCTAGAAAGAGAATCCTCACTCTTTCCTTTTGGGATAAGATTAATTAAGCCTTTGTTAATTTCAGGACCTAACGAACCATATCTTAATGCCTCTAGGTAAACAAGATAAAAATCTTCCTTGATATGGCATCTTGCTACCAAATTCGATAAGATTCACCATGTTTAGGTTTAGGAATGGAATTCCAAACACCAACCAAAGTAGCAACACAAGAAGGAATTTTAGATGTGCAATGTTAATTTTAAAAGGCAAGTTGTAAATCTCTTCTTTAACTTCCTCCTTCAAAAGACAAATGATGGGGAAGTTATCTAATAATAAAGTAAAATAATCTACTTTGACCCAACATCCATTATCCACATGGGATAACTGTAGGTTAGGAGAGACATAAAACCTGTCAAGTCGATAGATTTTTCTATAAGCCCCTAATCTACAATTAGACCATGTAAACCAATTGTTATTATGGGAATGAGGTTTGTTATAAATAGGGTCAACAACCCCCAATGAGTTCTGGCAAAAGAACCATTTTTCAAACTCTTAATTGCTCAATTTAACCCCATTATGCCAACTATGATCAATACAATGTTCCACCATATTAAAATCTCCTCCAATAACCCGATCAGCTTGAGGGAGATGGTAGGTCATCCATTCCCATAACTCACACATCTCTTTAGAAATGTTAGGAGCATAAACTAAACAAAAACCAATTGGTTTACCATGGATAAAAGAGAGGACCCACACACAACTATGTGACGGATCCTCTCCTTTATCAATAATAAACTTGCTTTCCCAAGGAGCTAAACCAATAACCACACCACCTCTCCCTTCTCTATGCGATGTATATAAGAAAACAACATCTCTCCATACACTAGATAGAGAATAATTGGGCTTGGCTCCATTCAGTTTAACTTCTTGCAAAAACACAATATCCGGTTTCCATTTGACAATAGCTTCTTTCACCTCATATTTACGATGAGGGAGAGAAATCCCTCTCACATTCCAAGAGAAAATTTAATGCTTCATGATTGAGAGGATTAGAGAGACTTTAGATTTGTAGCCTATTTGTATGTCTTGTATTTGAGCTTACATGAGTTTATCATTAACttaagtaatgattttttttttccatttgatTTTAGCTCTTATATATACTTattcctaatgcttataaattgaaTTGAaacaataatttaataattttttttccttattgttttcttcttccatatttttacTCTAAACTTTTAATTTAGATAATTGTAATTTCTTTTtaagatttgagcatttgtttagACTAATATTCTAACTAATGatctatttatgatttttttttggtcCATATATTCTTCTTTTAGCATAGTGACTAATGAACAATGTATATAATGTGGCaaacaatcatattttttttttatagcataaTGACTAATGAACAATGTATATAGTTTGAACAATGTATATAGTTTGGTGAACAATTATATTTAGTATAGATGTTGTGGGAAAATATATTAAGGAGAAAATATATTatattgataaatttattttttcatGTGATCGATCacctttaaaatatttatatagggataaatatttttttttggagaGGAATGGGGCTCATTGTCTATTGAAGACTAATTCACATTATCCTTAATGTAAGATAGAAagatggaagagaccaaaagaaaaCTGGGAGGAGAGTAGCATGTATGTATTACACAAAGGGATagtaaaattagaattttttttaaaaaaaatagagttcaaaacaTATAACATCATTTGAAACTTATAACGTCATTTgaacaagttatacaaatattaTAATAGGactttatttaaattatttgttcAAAGAGAGGGAATTTTAAAGAAAAAGATGAATTCATTATCATGATAAATAGTAAAAGATCAACAATGGAATTTGCCACGATAAATTATCTTTAATCTATTAAGGTGAAAAATTTAACcatctaatttattattattagatCCCTATTCACACTAGCATGCTTAATTTTTTTAGGTCATGTGTTTTTTTGTCTCAAGTCATAGGCTTAGGACATAGGCCATGATCTAATTATATCCTATCCTAAAAATTCATCTAAGGTTTTGTCTTTTTCTTTATAAAATGATTTCATTGATATTGTATTAATatttattacatcaatagaactttTAGGTTTCATAGAAGATCAATtacttttacttttttttttttttttcgtttgtTTGTGATGGAGTGTCTTGGTTGTAGGTGAGCTTTGGGGGCTATAAGATTTAATCATCAATCCATCCTATTATTAAAGCTCCAAATCTATAATTccttattcttctttttttttaagagATTCATCCT
This genomic stretch from Cryptomeria japonica chromosome 8, Sugi_1.0, whole genome shotgun sequence harbors:
- the LOC131031565 gene encoding galactinol synthase 1, producing MGPEAPADAFSSNVVGLCAGYSKRAYVTFLAGDGDYVKGVVGLVKGLRKVKSPYPLIVAVLPDVPDRHRRLLSSQGCIVHEIQPIYPPENHVQFAMAYYVINYSKLRIWEFEEYNKMIYLDADIQVYDNIDHLFDLPDGHFYAVMDCFCEKTWSHTPQYKIGYCQQCPEKVQWPFELGQPPALYFNAGMFVFEPSKLTSDTLIHTLQITPPTPFAEQDFLNMFFQKMYKPIPLIYNLVLAMLWRHPENVELDKVKVVHYCAAGSKPWRYTGKEENMQREDIKMLVNKWWEIYNDPTLDFKWLDVIPDSQTMSGLQQVTENSLLSAMPRMHPALTSVPPAA